The following DNA comes from Cololabis saira isolate AMF1-May2022 chromosome 7, fColSai1.1, whole genome shotgun sequence.
taaagtaatgagatgaaagcaagaagtaagagaaaagactgacagtaaaacaaattgcctccacgGGGATGACaaaaattcctcaagaaataaaaaaaaattaaaaataaaggtgcagtctacatgtttccttcatccttaaaaaatctaATGAAttcactaattaaataaatacccaactcaacataacaagcatcaccactcattaattttatataaagaaatcatccttcttttcaatgttttttttaaataaggttaaggttctacataatttcaaatccctatctaatttattccatacatccaccgctgccactgtagtgcatctcagtttggtgtttgaatattcaacatttgtgggggttgagagcaaaaaaaaaaaaaaaaaattacttcatttatgacaagctatgggaagtgtattaataaaaattaagaaacaaagacatcgtttcatataagcttttggcagTATGATTTTTTTCACCCATCAGTTTAAGAGACGCaaagtacagtttacattcatttttcagatctacaatggagggtttgctgttattccatttgcatttatgtatgtgatatttacctagTAATATAActatgttgaccatgtttgatatatttcttggaagattatccatataaattaagatttggttggagtcaaatAATGGGTTGTCAATCCCAGTGTTTAACCAGCTGTAGGTTCCTGCCAGAATCTTAATGAGATTAAAGAGTAGAACAAATGCTCAACCGTTTCCGGCTCTTCTAGGCAAAACCCACGGGGTTCTACTACAAAGTTAAATCTTTTACGCAGAAATTCTGCAGCTGGGGGTATACATTGTTCAAAATCTTAAATtgcatctcttttatttttggggCTATTGGCCATTTGATAAATTTACAGAatttattagttattatttGTCAGTTCCAATTTTTAATTTGGCTGGTGAGttaaaatcaaaaaataatttGCATTTTAGAGCTTTTCCAATAACcttgttattacatttctggTCACTAATGTGTAATGTGTTTTAGTTCTGGAATTTTGACTGAAACATTtgattatatgaatgtattctgtatcagctgtattaaaggaagtggGATGGCTTTTAGAATACGATGAAATTCTCTGGAAGAGCAATTTATATTATACTTCTCAATAAATGAATGAACCTGAAGGAATTGGCCATTTTAATCCATTAGatcaacaacaaataaaatctcTTTCTGATACCATTGTCGATTAAATAAGGTTTTCCTATTGAttgtaatcaatcaatcaatcaatcaatcaatcaatcaatcaatcaatcaatcaatcaatcaatcaatcaatcaatcaatcaatcaatcaatcaatcaatcaatcaatcaatcattcaaacaatcaatcaatcaatcaatcaatcaatcaatcaatcaatcaatcaaatgttatttgtatagcacctttcatccaggtacatgaaatactaagtgcttaacattttgactgaaaaataagcataataaaaacaattaaaatgaaataatgataaaagttcaagaattaaggctaaaaaataatcagtccacaacaataaaatataataataataaaaacattagaagaaatagataaataaataaaacaaatacctctaaaaaatgttaaacagagtAAAACTATcaaatttgatgctacataagccagaccaaagagataaGTTTTTGGTCTACGTTTTTAGTCTAATGGTCCTGTTATTCCACAAGGTGGTGGCATGTGGTGTGAAATTgtgtgtaaatataattttccAGCACTGCAACATTTGTTTATGGAAGTTTGATAATTTGATATAGGCAATTTAGAGATTTCAAAACGCGGAAccaataattcaggctttaatatCCGTCAGCCGAGCACTGCCACTGCGCATGCGCTGTTCGTCGGACAAGATGGCGACCAGCAATGGCGGAGGGATGGAGGTGGACGGAGCAGGCGAGTATTTATCTTTTTACTCCATCAACCGTGCGTGACAGCACCATACCAGTGTGGGCAGACTGGCTCACGCGTTGCATATTTATGTCAAGGACCCGTAAATGAAGACTTTGCGGTGTTTTAAAGAGGGGAAATGGCAAAGCCCGCTGACATAAGCGGGTTAATGTTCCCGGCTCTGCTGGGAAACTGTCATCAGTCTCTCTGTCACTTCTCTGCTCTGATCTCTCTCTGGACTCTTTTATTGACTAGTGCTTAAACCCAGACCGTCAGGACAggctttccttcaggaaacacaatttaaacagctctgtaaataacaaaacaacCACATAGAAGGATTCCTCCCCTTTTCTGCAGTTTTAACTAATATGCATCAGGGATTGAACCCACATCTTTTATAGTCCATACTTAGTCTTTGTATaaggcaggtttatttatatagcacaatgcaacacaaggtaattcaaagtgctttacatcaacattaaaagctgcaagacataattttaattttaatttgacagtaaataacaaataaaatgaaataaaattatgagaaaagaaggtaaaataataaaaatcacaagttgctgaaactaagggcagtagaatacaggtacacatctcattcacgGTTTttagaaagtatttaatttaagggtacgcttaaataccaaataaatgaaataaaatgataagatttatgatatatatacatacatatatgtagttatgtatgggtatatatatatatatatatatatatatatatatatatatatatatatatatgtatatatatatatatatatgtatgtatgtatggtgTGATtatgtaagtagatatatacatagatatagagcagatatagtatagtgtaaataagtttaTTTACATAAATATTCATATGGGCATactacaaatatatagaaatattctactatatgtaagtatgtatgtatgcatgtacaagtatgtgtgtgagaataataataataataataatactgttatttagcagtgtgagttcagtgtgtgaatatttataaatacaggttaaatgatcagtgaatgggggtaggactaaataagtttacacttcttcctactccttttttgacacatgtaaatcaagataactacttttaaaggatgaaattctttgttgttttctttgttttgttttcttaaacttctcatgaagtgttgtttttttttacatgttcaaaaataaaataaatcaaatcaaataaaaaaagaggtcaaataataaaaagcacaagttgttaaaaagtaagggcagtagagtacagctggtaagtatttaatttaggagtacgcttgagtaaacagtaatgtttttaaccctgatttaaaggatctacagttggagcagacctcaggtctacaggaagtttgttccaccggtgaggagcagaataactgaacgctgcctcaccttgcttggttctggttcttgggaaccacaacaaaccagatccagatgaacctcaggggtctgggagcttcataggaactaacagatccagcatggattttggtccaagaccattcaggtctttgtagaccagcagtaagattttaaactctatcctttgactcgctggaagccagtgtagtgatttcatgaccgatgtaatgtggtccagtttcctggtgtttgtaaggactctggcggcagagttctggatcagctgcagctgcctgatagatttcttggtcaggcctgtaaagatgccattgcaataatcccacctactgaaaatgaatgcatgaataagtttttccatgtcttgtttagacagaatccccttaattctagcaatgttttgcAATGTCTAGCAATGTATAAAGCTTCATAGATTTGGGATTTGGGTTAGTAATTTGTGCCTTATTAAACAATAAACACTGAAAACACAGCCATGTGGCAGGGTTACAGGGGGGGCTGTGTAACACATGAACAGatcaattaatttatttttatgtttatatgaATGTGAATGACTCttctaataaataacatgaatcTTCTCTGACAGCTTTCAGTTGTTTGTTGGAGCTGGTGTTTGCAGCGCTGTTAAAGCTggttttgcgtgtgtgtgtgtgtttgcagccaGCCCCAGTGTCATGGCCTCAGGGGTCACTGGGAGCGTTTCTGTGGCCTTACACCCTCTGGTCATCCTCAACATATCTGACCACTGGATACGCATCCGCTCGCAGGAGGGCCGGCCCATGCAGGGTACCAAATAATAATATCCTGATACCAAATGCACTCAGATCAGTTATTCTTCAGGCAAACAGCTAATACTGACTTTGATGGCTAATTAATTCACATTCTCCAAAAAAGGCAGTTCATTCattgaatgcatttttatttagttaacTTTTTTTTGTGGTCATTCTCAAGTTGAAGGCAATTATAGCAAACAACAAATTAACAAGGCAACTTAGTAAATCAAAAGCTGCAACATTATATTACGATGTTAATCATGCGTTTTCTCTTCTCAGTGATTGGAGCTCTGATTGGGAAACAGGAGGGTAGAAACATTGAAGTGATGAACTCCTTTGAACTGATGTCTCACACCTTAGAAGATAAAATACACATCGACAAGGAGTACTACTACACCAAGGAGGAACAATGTAAGCTTTCTTTAATAATCCACGATAGACATACTTTTGCATTTTGCTTAATATCTACGGTAAAATGCACATCTACTCGTCACGGTAACCTGCACTTATGACTGTGGTAACGGAAAATGCACCAGTTGATCTGTAGATGATCAGAATTGGATCATTTTTGGCTGATAAGCTCTGACCACTTTCAGCTAGCGATGGTTTTCAGTGATGTCTGAGGATAATGGCtgatatatttttgttcagtatATGCATCATTTGCACAGCCTTGATTTTAatcctatttattttttagttttaagGGGAGGGGACAGTAAATACAGCAGCCTAGAAGCTTATAATACTGAGAGCCCCTCAGCACATCATGCGCATCTTTTAAGCAATTTGTGGAcgcttttttctatttttgttaAGTTTTTAGTAATAACATGATTGAATGCTTCAGAATGGTCATTCAGAGGGACTGAGTGTTAATCTGACTTTTTGTGGccttatatacaggactgtctcagaaaattagaatattgtgataaagttctttattttctgtaatgcaatttaaaaaaaaaaaaaatgtcatacattctggattcattacaaatcaactgaaatattacaagccttttattattttaatattgctgattatggcttacagtattaagattaagattcccagaatattctaattttttgagataggatatttgagttttcttaagctgtaagccatgatcagcaatactaaaataataaaaggcttgcaatatttcagttgatttgtaatgaatccagaatgtatgacatttttgtttttgtaattgcattacagaaaatcacaatattctaattttctgagacagtcctgtaaatgaagTGACGGGATATATCTGATTGACCAAGAGAGGGTCaaaatgatataaatatattaatatataaaaataatggtCTGTTAttgttaattaataaagttgttttGTGCAGTTTTCTGTTAAATGTTGTGCTGTATTTTAGTTAAACAGGTCTTCAAAGAGATGGAGTTCTTAGGCTGGTACACCACCGGTGGTCCTCCCGACCAGTCAGACATCCACGTCCACAAACAGGTACGACCCAATTTCCAGTGTAAACCAGTATTACCAGCTAATAGCAGCGATCTCAGCTGGTCGGAGACACTCGAGCTTTGAAAATTCAATGAACCCTTACCTTAAACGTGGCAAAGAATTGACCGATTTTGCTTAGTTTTGGTCAAAGAGGATGCAGTTTCCTACAAGATTTCAAAATGTCATCTTAAAGGTTTTTTCAGTGTGAGCGACCACTAAAAAGTGTATTTCCTTTCTGTCAGGTGTGCGAGATCATTGAGAGCCCTCTCTTCCTCAAGCTCAACCCAATGACCAAACACACTGACGTGAGTTCACCTGCGTTTTCACATTCAAAAATTATCAACCAATTCACGGTGGTGTATATGATTAACGGTTCCTGACAGTGTTCTCATCCTCAGCTTCCTGTTAGCGTTTTTGAATCTGTGATTGATATCATCAGTGGCGAGGTAGCATTTACAGTTAAATCCGAACCTTTCCAGCAGCAGAAACCTATTTTTCTGTGGTTTaacatttttctctctttatgtaGGCCACCATGTTGTTTGCTGAGCTGACATACACTCTTGCcacagaggaagcagagagaaTTGGTGTTGATCACGTAGCTCGAATGACGGCCACTGGCACCGGAGAAAACTCTACTGGTAAGAAGGGAGGCCAATAATGCTGtaaatttaaacaaaacatttaaacatctggCTGTTATTCGCTAAGATCGTGGTAAAATATCTTTTCAAATCACCAAACTATGAATTTATGGACCACCACTCTAATGTCTGAGCCAAATCCTTACTCTAGTTTTGTctgatttgaatattttattttaaaataagccTGGTACTGGACGTCGTCTTTCCAAATGAAACCagtttggtttgtgttttttgtctctttttttgtgCTTCAGTGGCAGAACATCTCATAGCTCAGCACAGTGCGATAAAGATGCTTCACAGCCGGGTGAAGATCATTCTACAGTACGTCAAAGCCGTGGAAACAGGTGAGACGAGTCATTTATGAGCTAGTGAAGCCGAAGAATGCGAAAATAATTCTGAAAAGCAGCTGTTTGTAAATCAGACGTTTCATCTCCTCGTCCGTTTGACAAACTCTGACACACCTTCATAATTACAAATTCCTGCTTGATTGTGCTCTGACAGCGTcgcttcccccccccccccttttttgcaTTTCTGTTCATTTCTGTCTCCTGTGTTGGTGTTTCCCAGGAGAGGTGCCATTTAACCACGAGATCCTTCGAGAAGCAAACGCGCTGTGTCACAGACTGCCGGTCCTCAGcaccatcaaattcaaaactgACTTTTATGATGTAAGAAAACTTTCTTTTCACTCAAAAAAAGAATTAATATCAtagatgtagttttttttgttgttaaaatGTGATTCATCTCTTAATATTTTGCTCTACTAAAGAATTAAGTTAATCTAAGTTCATTTGGGCTTGCCCTTATTGTTATTGCactttattgaaaaaaagtGTAATGCACACAGAGGGAGGGATGTTTGGATGATACTACAGTCAAAGAAGGACACTTGGACTATTTTAAGAACAAGGCTGTTCACtggttattacaaaatgcatcaAACCTACTTGCGACTTTGGGGTATAATTCTGCTTTTCCCCCTTTTCTTCAGTGTGTGTGATtatcagaggtgtataatccaggtgccataaagtacaaatccagtccagcagttgttccaaccaaatactaaaccagctcctctgcaggtaaatgGTAGGTccttagtgaaaacacctgttctaaatgtacaggctgatccagaaacgcagcagggtttttactttatggcttctggattaaacacctctgggaaaaaaaacaaccaattcccATGTTGCAAACAGCAGAAATTGCTGTAGCATTGTCTTCACATGCTTCTTCAgagggttggaacaactgctggacaggatttttactttatggcacctggattatacacatTTATGTGCTATTGATGGATCAGCAAAAACCCAAAGATCCACATAGCTGCCTCAAACACATCTTCAATTCAGGCCTTTCTTCTTCAGCCCAACACCATGAAACACATCCATGCAGCGTCCGTCTGGTGCCTAGTTTGGCACACGGCTGGCTGGTTctgttttggggggtttttcttcattttttactAATCAGCTGAGTAATTACAGCAGATGGGAGCCTTAAAGAGTCAGGAGCCaaaatgtttattatttttattttttccgtaCAAAGCAGCTGACGAATGGTGTAGCACCAGTTTATGACAAAAGCATAATGTTCATAAATCGGTAAACAATCTATACATCTAGTTGATTTAGAAATAAAACTATAAGTGTTTTAAAGTATAATTAAAGACCTCTGATGGGACATTTAGGAAGCCAATTATTACTCGGATATAAATAAATAGGATATTTGTCAGAAACGGTTCTGCTGTCAGGCTCCAGGTTGATGTTAATGTGACAGGTTTAGCTTGAATGTGGAGATTTTGGGCAGGATGTATCACCACTACATGAAGTTCATTGATGATTACTTCAGCTTTCTGTTTTCTTACTttctgtaaatatatatatatatatatatatatatatataccgtattttctggactataagccgcactcgtatataagccgcatccactctatttttaaagaaacaataaaaaaaagatatacaagccgcacctgtatataagccgcatctgctctatttaaaaaaaaaaaaagatatgcaagccgcagatatttctgttgttagattatatttttactacatgtacagaaggattctgaactgtaaatcatgtacatgtttgtacctaaatagatcctttcctaacagtgtcttttaacacggcagcaactttgctgattaaaacgggacagaaccaagagaaaataaccggtatttatttatccatttatctgtttgaaatctgcttctacttctatctgctaaagaagaagtagtgtattcttctttgcatttattttgtcttagtttttattttaattccggttagagcgccccgagtggtggaagaaaaatccacagaatagccgcacctttgtataagctgcatggttgaaaacctatgaaaaaagtagcggcttatagtccagaaaatacggtgtgtgtgtatatatatatatatatatatatatatatatatatatatatacacacacacacacacaggactttctcagaaaattagaatattgttataaagttctttattttctgtaatgcaatttaaaagaaaaaaaaaagtcatacattctggattcattacaaatcaactgaaatattgcaagccttttattattttaatattgctgattatggcttacagtttaagattaagattcccagaatattctaattttttgagataggatatttgagttttcttaagctgtaagccatgatcagcaatattaaaataataaaaggcttgcaatatttcagttgatttgtaatgaatccagaatgtatgacatttttgcattacagaaaataaaggactatcacaatattctaattttctgagacagtcctgtttacacacacacacacacacacacacacatttcattATTCATTTTGATTTTGAGGGAGCCACAAAGatgaatg
Coding sequences within:
- the cops6 gene encoding COP9 signalosome complex subunit 6, which gives rise to MASGVTGSVSVALHPLVILNISDHWIRIRSQEGRPMQVIGALIGKQEGRNIEVMNSFELMSHTLEDKIHIDKEYYYTKEEQFKQVFKEMEFLGWYTTGGPPDQSDIHVHKQVCEIIESPLFLKLNPMTKHTDCSHPQLPVSVFESVIDIISGEATMLFAELTYTLATEEAERIGVDHVARMTATGTGENSTVAEHLIAQHSAIKMLHSRVKIILQYVKAVETGEVPFNHEILREANALCHRLPVLSTIKFKTDFYDQCNDVGLMAYLGTITKTCNSMNQFINKFNVLYDRQGIGRRMRGLFF